The Paroedura picta isolate Pp20150507F chromosome 2, Ppicta_v3.0, whole genome shotgun sequence sequence TTTGCCTGAATACCACTCAATGAAGAACCAGTGCAAAATCAAAGGAAGCATCGCCATGAAGCCGAGATAAAGCCAGTCATAGAGTTCCGGTGATCCCTCACATGGCCGGCAGATTTTGTGGTCATCTGTCCTCTGCCCTCTGGGACATACCTGCAGGGGTTTGCCAGAGATCATTTTATAGAAAACGCTTTACTAAACACATGTTTTCTAGAGGAGAGAAAGATCGGagaagatttctttttaaaaagcagaaatttAGTGCACGGTGTATTCATGCCACCCTTCCCTCTGCTCTGTGCCATCTATTTGAAATCTAAGCTTGCTCTAAGTTCAGCACGGGCTCCTTAAAATGGCAGCCGTCGCTGCTGCATCGTGATGAATCCTTTTAAGATTTGTTTATGATCTGAGAAACAACTGATGCTCCAACAGAAGAGAAGACTTTACtcagcaaagaaataaaaacacctCTTTATAGTTTATCGCTCTGGTCCTTTTAATTCACCCAGACTCTGAGGCCTCTAGAATCCAGGAGGACCCTAGGTATGAGGAAATGGCTGTAATTTGTTCCTGGGACTATACAGGGAATAAATATTATAGAATTCACATAGAACAGAGCATGGTTTGGTGCTATGAGGATGGGCCTACGGAatcctcattcccccccccccaagaaattaaATACTTACACAAAGCAAACCACAGAACATAGCTTTGGCCAAACTACAAGCTGCAGTTTATGCTCTACACACCACAGCTAAACTAAACTGAATGTTACATGCATAGAGACAGCAGGCCCAGGAGTGGAGGcctacaaatataataattaataataaataaacaaagcatGCTAAAAATACACTATTAACATACCCTCACCAACAGGAGGCTTCAATTTCTAATCCATTGCCAAGTTCTCTGATTGGCCCTACAAGGGAAGTTTCCTGCAGACCTTTCTATACAACCCATGAGATTCTTCTCATGCCAAAATCTTCCACAGGGTCTATTTCAAAGGTTCAAGAGGCTTTCAGAACCCTGCACTTACCCCACAATCTCCATGGATTTCAGTCCCATTGACAATTCCTACTGTTCTCCCACAATACAGTCCAAAGCAGGCTTGTTGGATGTCTACAGCTTTCACAAGAcgattaaaaaaagaacaaaaactaAAGTTATCTATAGgtgcagagcagcctttctcaacctttttaccattgagaaacccatgaaacattcctcaggctttgagcaaccccagaaatggtacgatcgtgcagaatatggttgggaagcagagctgtatataTAACCACAGAGGTTATAtatccccttccaaccccctccaggcccatcatcagccattttgggaaggggcattgggtgggttgacatgataaatttaaaaaatatattaaaaattaattaactcccatccacttggggaaacccttccaggattgtTAACAAATCCAGGCGTTTCATGAAaaacctggttgaaaaagcctggtgcAGAGGAACAGTAATTTAAATATCTATGGGCATCTAActtatataggctagatatcaggaaaaaaattcacagtcagagtagttcagcagtggaataggctgcctaaggaggtggtgagctccccctcactggcagtcttcaagcaaaggttggatacacacttttcttggatgctttgggctgatcctgcgttgagcagggggttgatggcctgtatggccccttcccactctatgattctatgattcttctatgattctaaattgagGTGCACCCAAAGCCTCTGCCTTCTAGTGACACGAAGGACCATGTCTCAGAAAACAACCCTCTCCTCCAAACCTGTATTCCTGCTAAAGTATTCCGGCTTGAAAGGGGCTAGGGAAGGAATACAAATTAATGAGTATATTCCAAAACAGGGAACAAGCACCGCCCAAACAAGGATTAGCATAAAAAGAGcagggagaaaaaggagaggaCACAAGGTGCTTCCCATGAGTCACTGACAGGCTGTCAAGTTGGAACTTGCCTGTGCTGTCAAGTCGGAactgaattatggtgaccccagcaaggggctttcaaggcaaggaggaagcagaggtggcttgacaTGGTCTTGCTCtacaaagccttccttggtggattctcccatccaagtactgactcaATGGCCACCTCACTgcggggctttcaaggcaagggagaagcagaggtggactcctctgcagagccttccttgggagtctcccatcccagtatgGCTCCTTCCCTGTCTGCTCCCAAGAAGCCACCCCGACGACGGCCAGCCTCGCCTCTGACGAACGAGCTGTCGCTAACCGAGGAGGACCGTTAGCCAAACTCACCCATCCTCCGACAGTTACAAAGCGGTCATCCGGGCCCTTCTCCAGACCGACACGGGCGCTGGCTAAACGCGTCACTTCCGCTTTCGTCGCAGCCGCGGTTCGTTGATTGGCTCGCCCGCTGCACGCGCTCAAagcgttctttttttttttttactgtactgggtgggactagatgacactTCATTGTATTCAATTATTGTTATCATATTCATGTTACTAAGGCGCCTTCTTTTTGGTCGCCTCACGGGAAGCCGTTATGCGGGGCCGTTTCCGCCCTCACGTGAACAGAGGCGGGTTTGACGCGACTGAAGCGTGCTCGCCATTGGAGGAGAGAGTGAGGGGCTCGGATCCTATTGGGTGAGAGTTGAAGACGGAAGGAAGGGGCGTGGTCTTTCCGCCAGCTTGTCTTCGTCTCCTTCGCGTCATAGAGGTAGGGGAAGTTTGACACGCCGCTTTCACTTCCGGGAACGATCGGCAGCCtggaataacaataataaagtttTCTTTTCATAAGCCGCCCTTCATTGCGTTGCTCAGGGCGGGTACCAGCAAATCGGGGGGAAAAAATCCATGCTACgtatacaaatttaatacatTAACAATAagtatttttatagcccgcccttctcGGTTGGCTCACGGCGGGCAACAACAAGAATCAAGCCATTGACAGTTTTAATTCTAATTCATACTCGAAACTGCCTTTCTTAACATTATGGACGGAGCTCGGTTTTCAATCCAATAATTAGCCTGCCTTCTTCATGGGCAAGGAGTCCATCGGCCCACAATTAGTCCTTCTGCATTGCAAGTGGGGGGTTCCCCTAAAGCCCGGCTGCATGACATtgaagaataacagaatcatagagctggaagggacctccagggtcatctagtccaaccccctgcagaatgtaggaaactcacaattacctacTCACtactactcacaatctgcctaaatttgcAGAATTAGCATTTCCCTAAGGTgtctctctagcctctgctttaaaacctctgaaggagaacccaccacctcccgaggaagcctggtccactgagaaaccgctctaactgtcaggaacttcttccggaggtttagacggaatttagaatcatagagttggaagggacctcctgggtcatctagtccaaccccctgcactatgcaagacactccgaaccctttcgctcatccactgtcacctgccacccccttgagccttcacagaatcagcctctctgtcagatggctctccagcctctgtttaaaaatccccaaagatggagaacccaccacctcccgaggaagcctgttcctctgagaaaccactctgcaggaacttcttccagatatttagccgaaaattcttttgaattcatttcaacccactggttttggtgtgtccctcttgggcaagagaaaacaattgtgctctatcttctctatgacagcccttcaagtatttgaagatgatgatcatatcacctcttaattgCCTTCTGTGCAAGCTAAgcaaagctccctcaacctttctcttttttaaattttattttgaaaatgtgactgtaatgtgatgttaataatatttttcaaatataacTCTCAAACTCTCGAATATAACAATTTCGAATATAACTCTCTGATTTCAGGACTAGATAActggccagcacagcttgtcagtTGCAGGGATGCTTGCACagttgggtggagatggatggggccagcaactaaatctcttttaattatttcttttcacaactgggaaagtgcctgcTATTAATAACATGGCCAGTTTTATTTTTGCAATGTTCTTGTGAATGAGAACTGAACTCAAAagaactgattagctgttttagcaaaagaGTTATCGTATGACATAGAACAAGGCACAATTTGGATACTATGGCACAGTTTTGCCACTGATTTATTgctttctatatatctgtactctttatgatccttgttccattttgtctgaggaagggtcCCGCCTTGAgtcaatctttgctggtcttaaagctgccattggaGTCAATTTTATTGTCAATTTTTATTGTCCTCGTAGGACTCGGCCTCCAAGTGgcgttatgccccccccccccagttgacgGGTGCTCTGCCACTCCACGGAGCTCGATAGCTCGAGCGAGAACCGGAAGCGTCGCGCGGACCCACGCTGGCGTCCTTCcctgtccctttccccaccctcccctttcgaCCAATCACGTCTGGAGCACGCCTTCCCCCTCGGCCAATCGCCGCCCCGCAGGCCGCGGCAGTTTTTCCGTTACGGCCGTTGGCGGAGAACCGTTAGGGCGCGGGATGGCGGCGCGCGGCGGGGCTGGGTGCGCAGGCGCGGATTGGCTGCCTCCTCGCGCGCCGGGCGGGCCGGTGGTGCGGACGGTGGAGATGCACGCGGGCGGGGAGCCGCTGCGGGTGGTGCTGCCGGGCGGGCTGCCGGGGCTGGAGCCGGAGCCGGGCCTGTCGGTGCTGGCGCTGCGCCGACGCCTGCTGGCCTCGCCCGAGCTGGACGCCCTGCGCCGCCTCCTCATGCACGAGCCGCGCGGCCACGGCGACATGTACGGGGCGCTGCTGGTGCGCGGCcccgaggaggaggaaggggcggCCGGGGCGCTGTTCGTGCACTGCCAGGGCGCCAGCTCCATGTGCGGCCACGCCGTCCTCTGCCTGGCCCGCCTGGCCCTCGACGCCGGCCTCgtcccgccgccgcccgcccccgcCCACGACGTCCCCGTCGCCCTCCGCTGCCCCTGCGGCACCGTCCTCGCCCACGCCGCCTGGGACGGCCGCCGCAGCGCCAGCCGCGTCCGCTTCCGCAGCGTGGCCGCCTTCGCCGCCGCCACAGGTAGCCGCCGGGCTTGGGCAGGGGGGAACCTTCCCTggagccctgcgaggtaggcccgGGGAGCAGGGCTGCCAGTTCTCGGTGATTTGAGGCCTTGACACCAGCCGAATGCAGACCGTTTcgctttcaggggtagtcaaactgcgggtctccagatgtccatggactacaattcccatgagcccctgccagcattcgctggcaggggctcatgggaattgtagtccatggacatctggagggccgcagtttgactgcccctaggTCACGCGCTTTGGAAGTAGGTTATCCAGTGCCGAGCAGGGAAATTTAGccacaaaagcacactgaaagcgaATTGTCCCAGttgtgctcaaaactgaacacaggattcAAAGTGAGGCCTTCTGGGAAGGTTTCCTAGGCCCAGTATGCACACGCTGGACAATGCGCCTTCAATGTGTTTGCGTGCCATTCAGtgtgattttcctgtgcagaacacaaTCTTCTGCTTTCGAAGTGCATTTTCCGACGGGTGCGGAATTGGgaccaggcctcacctggaggttgaacGTCGAAAAACTGTGAAGGGCAAAATAGGATGAAATACGCAGCCTGCTGCTTTCCAGGGAAAAAACCCCAGCAGGGCTAGAAATAATGATCTGGTGTCGAACCAGCACAGACTCAGCTCGAGCGTCCTGCCTGTTCCAGAATGTAAATTAGAGAATTGACACGTTCATTCTCAGAAGTGAACTTTCACAATTGAACAGCATCTGGTATAAAGCAGTTTTCAAATTGATTATTTGTCGGAATCTATTCCACCAGAAATagtttccagggctccttgaaggctgaaaaattatttcaggggtcaAAATCTTAAATAAGGCTGAGCATCACCACTGTGAATAAAACACCCATTGTGGCTCCGTCCATAactctctacccccctctgctgTATGCTTGTCTGAATTACCACTCTGACATGGTCTTGTCTCCCTGATTATTTGCAGCCAAGCCTTAAGCGTCTTTGCACTCCATATCTCCGTGTTCTAACTACTTGCTCCTTCTTAGTCTAATTTTTCTGACGTGTATCTCACTGCCACAAAATCCTAAGCATGCAAGAATCAGGTCTACCAAGTTTACTGGGGCTTACACCACAGCTTCAGAAATCAGTTTCTTTGCCATGTCATCAACAGCCCTCAAGTGTTTCTGATCCGTTCTTTCTGTCAGATATTAATTTACTTTTACTGGCTGTGTTCTACTGTCATTGTTCTCAGTGCTCACCACGACCCAAAGGTCCCCAACAGTTTTTGAGCCTACAGGCACCTTGAGAATTTGACACAGCTGCTACTGAAGGTGGAGCCACTGAAGGTGGAGCGATCCAGAGAACGGCTGCTGCAAGGGGCACAACAAGCCACAAAATTATGCCATTTCAGGCACAGGCCCTGAGTCATGGGAATATTGTTTAGAAATTTTTCATTGTATACACAAAGCTTGCTTTCAGTCATGCAGTAAGATCCTTGCGTGCTGGTGGCAGGTGCTGCTAGAAGCAACTTCttcaaaatctgcacagccaattggGTCCTTGCTGGCCAATCAAATGCCCTGATGGGCAAAAGACCACCTGTTTCCACCCACTGTCTAAAACATTGTGGTGCCTATGGGCAttgtgttggggacccctggcttatgatttttatcctgcctgaGCTTCCTGTCTGCTGTTTCTGGTGTGTGGCATGTTAAAGATCGTTAACTGAATTCTTAGCACCTTTATTAACCAAAATATCCTTTGTGAGAAACCGGGACAGTTAACCTGGTACATCTAAACATCTAAAGTTTCTAAACATTCAAACTGGTGGGATGTGAGCTACTTTTTTCCCCCAAACACGCATAAGTTTATGACTAATGCTACTCTAGCTGTTACTCTGGACCTTGGAAGGAATGCTTCTCTGTATTACACCAGCTCTCACAGCTGACCTAGTTAGTAGTGTGTTACATTAACTTTCATCTGCAGACTTTCATCTGAACCATTTTGTGTTCAGAATTCTCAAGTACTGGGATGCTGGAGTCTCCCCAGGATGGACTGAACTAAAGGAAGAATTAGCACTGGCTATATTCTACTTACCTGTTGTTTTAGGTCACCTTCACTATCTTTTGAACATTATGCATCTTAAACAGCAAAACTTATTTGCCTTAACAGTTCCCGAGCTAACTAATAACCAAATTTCATGGAAAAGTTTCTtgtgacttgtcttggcagtaatatgtgcgAAAATGATCTAGGACAGCTGTCCcaaacccccagtccggagatcggtaccggtccgtggatcagtcggtaccgggccacagctccttcctggctgttgcctcgggggctgccctgccagtctgccgccagctcacttttggtgctctccggcggctgccagggctggggctccccctcggcgtggcactgcacagctgctgctggcaactccccccagtggacggcaggaagtcaggggtgccagtgagaaagcaagtggagcaggggctcgggcggcggcaacgtcccttggcaaaagactacccccccccccgttgaccggtccctggtgataaaaagttggggaccactgatctaggagacttagtagaccatacattgaacatgagttaacagtgtgactcggtggctaaaaatgtagatgggattttgggctgtatcaaatggagtatcgtgtccagatcacgggaggtgatggtaccgctttactctgctctggttcagcctcactttgagtcctgtgttcagttttgagcaccccagttggagagggatgtagacaaactggaacgtgtccagaagagggcaacaaagatggtgaggggtttggagaccaagacgtatgaagaaagcttgggggagcttggtctgattagcctggagaggagacgactgagaggggatctgataaccatcttcaattatttaaaagggtgccatatagaggatggagcagaattgttctcttgctccagagggacagaccagaacaaatggaatgaaattaattcaaaagaaattccatctaaacatccggaagaagttcctgacaggtaaattggtgtctcagtggaacaggcttcctcgggaggtggtgggttctccatctttggagattttttaacagaggctggatagccatctgacagagaggctgattctgtgaaggttcaagggggtggcaggtgacagtggatgagcgatagggttgtgagtgtcctgcatagtgcagggggttgaactagatgacccagaaggtctcttctaactttatgattctagAATTCTCAAGTACTGGGATGGTGGAGTCTCTCCAGGATGGACTGGGCTATGGGAAGAACTAGCACTGCATGCTGATTGCTATATTGTATTTACCTGCCGTTTTAGGTCACCTTCAGTGTCTTAATATGATGTACTTTAAACAGCAAAAATTATATTGCCTTAACCAGCTGCCTGATCCAACTAACACATAAATCTCATGGAAAAGTTTCTTGTTAAGTTTCACTTGAGGCAGATGAGATGAGATGTGAGGATTGAGcctcttttcagccttggccccagcctggtggaacgctctgctgaGAGACATCAGGGCCTTTTGGGATCTTAACCAGTCCCTCGtggtctgcaagacagagttgttccaccaggcctgtagTCAAGGCTCTGATGGACTATCAGGAAGTGCTGGCCTCACAGCTGGAAACTGAGGGAAGAGCTTGCCCTCCAAGGATTTGACCACCCTCAAACTAGTTGGGGGCTactgaaatataaaatgttttatgggTATATGATTTCATATTTTGACTGGTTCTTCTGtattgttatccaccctgagcattcggaagggcgggatataaaaatagaaatttaTTTCCCCTCTTTCACCTTCAAAGGTGTAGTGATTTCACTTCTTCCACCATAAGGAGGAAACACATCTGCAAATAATAGTGTGCTGGGAGGGGGTTGTATCTGAGCACAAATGAAGCTCAAGCAACATTAGGAGACGAAGCACAAAATAAATTGGGGGTTCTGTCTTTTGCTCGATTCTCAGATCTAACAGTAGATGTCCCCGGCTACGGAAAAGTGGTGATTGACATTGCGTATGGTGGTGCTTTTTACGCCTTTCTCAGCGCTGAAAAGTTGGGCCTTGATGTCTGTTCCTCAAAGCTGAGGGATCTGGTCGATGCAGCATCTGCAGTGACCGAAGCGGCGAAGGCCCAGGTACCGTCAGGCTTCCGCAGATTGCTAGGCCTCGACATGGCTGACTGTTTTTTGTCCATGTTTTAGCAAACTGTAtcccgggggtagtcaaactgcggccctccagatgtccatggactacaattctcagaagcccctgccagcaaatgtttttTTGCAAATGCTCGCAGGGCATTCTttttttgcaaatgctggcaggggcttctgggaattgtagtccatggacatctggagggccgcagtttgactacccctgccctatgtgaCTCAAAACgatccatttcccccccaaaaaagtgtacCTGCCAGACCCTCTGGAAGGCAAGTGACTGCCATGTACATAACACAAATTGATCTCAGGCAGACATAATGAAGTTATTGCTAATGAAGTTAACTGGGTCACTTCATATCACTAGTTAAATCTCCAGATCTGTATCTTGTGGGcagctgattctttttttttttatgcttGTAAATCAAGCCAATCAATACCAGAAAGAGGTAATATTGAACAAAGTAATTTACTTTGTGGGTAATTTGGTACTTTGGCGTGACTGTGAGTGGGAAATGGATGATGGATgcaagagaagaaa is a genomic window containing:
- the L3HYPDH gene encoding trans-3-hydroxy-L-proline dehydratase, producing MAARGGAGCAGADWLPPRAPGGPVVRTVEMHAGGEPLRVVLPGGLPGLEPEPGLSVLALRRRLLASPELDALRRLLMHEPRGHGDMYGALLVRGPEEEEGAAGALFVHCQGASSMCGHAVLCLARLALDAGLVPPPPAPAHDVPVALRCPCGTVLAHAAWDGRRSASRVRFRSVAAFAAATDLTVDVPGYGKVVIDIAYGGAFYAFLSAEKLGLDVCSSKLRDLVDAASAVTEAAKAQFNVRHPVIEDMSFLYGTILTDGKDAFSEEPTSNICVFADAQVDRSPTGSGVTARIALQYHKGLIQLGQTRTFRSSTTGSLFTGKALEETKSGDHKAVIVEVSGESFYTGTSTFTLEENDPLKYGFLLK